A part of Planococcus sp. MB-3u-03 genomic DNA contains:
- a CDS encoding DUF951 domain-containing protein, which translates to MEMKEFGLHDIVEMKKGHPCGANAWKIIRMGADIRIKCEGCQHSVMLPRAEFNKKMKKVLVKAEAE; encoded by the coding sequence ATGGAAATGAAAGAATTCGGGTTACATGATATTGTCGAAATGAAAAAAGGGCATCCATGCGGGGCGAACGCCTGGAAAATTATCCGCATGGGCGCCGACATCCGCATCAAATGCGAAGGCTGCCAGCACAGCGTTATGCTGCCGCGGGCCGAGTTCAATAAAAAAATGAAAAAAGTATTGGTAAAAGCCGAGGCGGAATGA
- a CDS encoding mechanosensitive ion channel family protein: protein MFYERSVVEGFVNRVTAKLMDEEMWLAISGTALRVILIAVGAYILTRVMRIIIRKSFSVRLRGPIKTNGRRHQTLSKLLENIVTYVIGFMALVAILSAFSVNISGIIAGAGVVGLAVGFGAQNLVRDVITGFFIIFEDQFSVGDYVRINQAEGTVQEIGLRTTKVQAWTGELFIFPNGMVTEVVNFSLHNSIAVVDLSVSHDSDLAKVERLILEFLETVQPTYEEVISPAELLGVQNMTATEVVMRLTAETLPMQHFAVSRRMRRDLKEFLDQRGVELPYPRMVVMHREPGDAAAMNATK, encoded by the coding sequence GTGTTTTATGAAAGAAGCGTTGTTGAAGGATTTGTAAATCGTGTGACAGCGAAGCTGATGGATGAGGAAATGTGGCTAGCCATTTCCGGAACAGCGTTGCGTGTCATCTTAATTGCCGTCGGTGCCTATATATTGACGCGTGTCATGCGGATCATCATCCGCAAATCGTTTTCAGTCCGTTTAAGAGGGCCGATCAAAACGAATGGGCGGCGTCATCAGACTTTGTCGAAGCTCTTGGAGAATATTGTTACATATGTCATTGGATTTATGGCGCTTGTCGCCATACTGTCGGCGTTCTCGGTCAACATCAGCGGGATTATCGCCGGTGCCGGGGTCGTCGGTCTCGCTGTCGGTTTTGGCGCACAGAACTTAGTGCGCGATGTGATTACTGGTTTCTTCATCATTTTTGAAGACCAATTCTCAGTCGGTGATTATGTTCGCATCAATCAAGCCGAAGGAACGGTTCAGGAAATCGGCTTGCGCACGACGAAAGTGCAGGCGTGGACCGGTGAGTTATTCATCTTCCCGAACGGCATGGTCACGGAAGTCGTCAATTTCTCGCTTCATAATTCGATCGCGGTCGTGGATTTGAGCGTTTCGCATGATTCCGACCTGGCAAAAGTGGAACGGTTGATTTTGGAGTTTTTGGAAACGGTACAGCCCACTTACGAAGAAGTCATCAGCCCGGCCGAACTGCTCGGCGTGCAGAATATGACGGCGACGGAAGTGGTCATGCGCTTGACGGCGGAAACCTTGCCGATGCAGCATTTTGCGGTTTCCCGCAGAATGCGCCGTGATTTGAAGGAGTTTCTCGATCAGCGCGGCGTTGAATTGCCGTACCCTCGCATGGTGGTCATGCACCGCGAGCCTGGTGATGCAGCCGCAATGAACGCGACTAAATGA
- a CDS encoding DUF554 domain-containing protein, with protein sequence MVLWGTLVNALLIVIGTLIGRALRNIPDRMKETVMYVIGLVVVVLGLQMGFESQNFVIVIISLVLGAVIGEWARLEDKLNAFGRWIERMLGTKESQGSLAQGFVTATLIFVIGAMGIIGALESGLSNEHGVLVSKGIIDGFTSIILASTLGIGVMLSAIPVFVYQGLIALFATQISLLIPEAALDLFITEMTATGGVMIAAIGLNLMGIVKIRVANLLPGIIVVAFLVTAVFKFNLM encoded by the coding sequence ATGGTTCTTTGGGGAACATTGGTCAACGCGCTTTTAATTGTCATAGGAACACTGATCGGGCGGGCATTGCGCAATATTCCCGACAGGATGAAAGAGACGGTCATGTATGTCATTGGGCTTGTGGTCGTCGTGTTGGGCTTGCAGATGGGCTTTGAGAGCCAGAATTTCGTCATTGTCATCATCAGCCTGGTGCTCGGTGCGGTGATCGGCGAGTGGGCGAGGCTCGAAGACAAATTGAATGCATTCGGCCGTTGGATTGAACGGATGCTCGGCACGAAAGAAAGCCAGGGCAGCCTGGCGCAAGGATTTGTCACAGCAACGCTGATTTTCGTCATCGGCGCGATGGGCATTATCGGCGCATTGGAGAGCGGCCTCAGCAATGAGCACGGCGTTCTTGTATCAAAAGGCATCATTGATGGCTTTACATCGATCATCCTTGCCTCGACGCTCGGCATCGGGGTGATGCTGTCGGCGATTCCCGTATTTGTTTATCAGGGCTTGATCGCTTTGTTTGCGACGCAGATCAGCTTGCTTATCCCGGAAGCGGCGCTGGACTTGTTCATCACCGAGATGACGGCGACCGGCGGGGTGATGATCGCAGCGATTGGCCTTAATTTGATGGGCATCGTGAAGATCCGTGTGGCGAACTTATTGCCAGGGATCATTGTAGTTGCGTTTCTTGTCACGGCCGTGTTTAAATTCAATCTGATGTAA
- a CDS encoding ParB/RepB/Spo0J family partition protein has protein sequence MAKGLGKGINALFPGETVNETDKVMQIKLTDIKENPHQPRKVFDQQALEELAESIREHGILQPVVVRKKGTKFELVVGERRFRAAKLCKLKEVPAIVKDFNEQQMMELAILENLQREDLTPIEEAEAYQKLMDTLNLTQEQLAFRLGKSRPHITNHIRLLTLPKDVRELISEKKLSMGHGRTLLGLRSKKDISETAQKAVKEGLNVRQLENLVQRLNDNVPRETPEKKKDIFIEEKQSELRDRFGTNVQIKKQKNKGKIEIEFFSEDDLERILDLLK, from the coding sequence ATGGCTAAAGGATTGGGAAAAGGCATCAACGCATTGTTTCCAGGAGAAACAGTCAACGAAACGGATAAAGTGATGCAGATCAAATTGACCGATATTAAAGAAAACCCGCATCAGCCGCGCAAAGTATTCGACCAGCAAGCGCTTGAAGAACTTGCCGAATCGATTCGCGAGCACGGCATCCTGCAGCCTGTCGTGGTGCGGAAAAAAGGTACGAAATTCGAACTTGTCGTCGGGGAGCGCCGATTCCGTGCGGCGAAACTGTGCAAATTGAAGGAAGTTCCCGCCATCGTCAAAGATTTCAATGAGCAGCAGATGATGGAACTGGCAATCCTTGAAAACTTGCAGCGCGAGGATTTGACGCCGATCGAAGAAGCGGAAGCCTACCAGAAGCTGATGGATACATTGAATTTGACGCAAGAGCAATTGGCGTTCCGGCTTGGCAAAAGCCGCCCGCATATCACCAACCATATCCGCTTATTGACCTTGCCGAAAGACGTGCGCGAGCTCATTTCGGAGAAAAAGCTGTCGATGGGGCATGGGCGTACCTTGCTCGGTTTGCGCAGCAAAAAGGATATTTCCGAGACGGCGCAAAAGGCAGTCAAAGAAGGATTGAATGTCCGTCAGCTGGAGAACCTGGTGCAACGGTTAAACGACAATGTTCCACGTGAAACACCGGAAAAGAAAAAGGATATCTTTATAGAAGAAAAACAATCTGAGCTGCGTGACCGTTTCGGCACGAATGTACAGATCAAAAAACAGAAGAACAAAGGCAAGATCGAAATCGAGTTTTTCTCAGAAGATGATTTGGAACGGATCCTCGATTTGCTGAAATAA